The genome window GGAGACTATGTCGGCACGTTCTCCAGCGTGGTCGTGAAGTCTCGAGTGTTCGATACCATCAAACCCCTAAAGCGAGAACTCCCGAGCTGGCAGGATTGGGAGTTCTATCTTCGGGTTGCCGACAAGTATGACTTCCGAGCTGTCGACGACCACCTGACAGTCAAACGCTCGGGAAAAGACGACCAAATCAGCAAGAATCTTGAGCCCCTCCTAGAGACAACGTATCCGTTCTTCGAGTCCAAGATTCGTCGCGATGCAGCCGCGTACGGTGCGATGTTCAAGCGGCGAGCTCTCGCCAGACTCCGGATGGAGGTCGGGGACGCAGCTCTCGTGAATCGTGATACCAAGACCGCGAGAAGGTATTTTTTGAGTGGACTCGCTGCGTACCCGTTCGAATCAAAACTGGTCGCTTACTTCCTCCTCTCTCTGTTTGGTATGAACGCGTACGATGCTGCACTGAAAGCGAGACGTATGGTCACAACATGATGGCGGGTCAGGAGAGATATCGGCTTCCGAACGACGAAGGCACGTCGTCATGGGGTAGGAATCGTCGATGAAAACACCTGTAAACGTCAACCTGATACAGGGGTCCATAATCACCTTCGTCTGGGACAGTCTCGATAAGATCGCCAGTTTTGATCTGTCTCTAACGCGATATTGCTAAAACTATTCGCACACGATGATGTTTATTGTCCTATTTCTTAAAAGATGCGTTCGATAGCATTCCGATTTCCATGTTGAATGATTTAAACTCGATAGCCATCTTCGGCGAGAACAGATCC of Halorubrum trapanicum contains these proteins:
- a CDS encoding glycosyltransferase family A protein translates to MMSTPGTVSVVIPTYNRAEVLGKSIDSALAQTYENVEVVVVDDASMDKTERLVGEYGGDILYHCFEENQGANAARNKGIELAEGAFVAFLDADDYWRPEKLERQMQAFENAPDYCGLVHTAIEIQNFDGETIDKVPTTSPDDPKRRLLLGDYVGTFSSVVVKSRVFDTIKPLKRELPSWQDWEFYLRVADKYDFRAVDDHLTVKRSGKDDQISKNLEPLLETTYPFFESKIRRDAAAYGAMFKRRALARLRMEVGDAALVNRDTKTARRYFLSGLAAYPFESKLVAYFLLSLFGMNAYDAALKARRMVTT